A segment of the Solanum lycopersicum chromosome 9, SLM_r2.1 genome:
ttcatattaatattcaCAAAAATTCTCGTATAATTTACAATTTTTGTGTAATGTTACGTCTATCACTAAACCAAACAGTTGATTATtgcttttaatttattttaattctttcataGAATAACCAACCCTATAATAATGATTAACATCTTTGTCAGCCGCCTTAATGTCAAACAAACACGTCCATTTATGTATTtccttttatctattttttttatttaatactaatttgacaaatttttttctgaaaaatatatattaaaaaatatttatagttaataaaatatatacaaatatatattaaaaatgaaatatactGAACAAGAAAAAGTGAACGgaagagattaaaaaaaaatgttatcaaATCATCGTCAATCTTAAATTCCCACTTgctaataaattattatagtaCTCAAACTTTAttatctttgttctttcaatttgaaccaactaggatgtttcttttttatttttatttttttaaattcttgaaCTAATTATAGATGTTTGACTAATGCTTTTAAatcttgcaaaaaaaaaataaaaaaaaattattcattataaaGCAACCCCATCACTTCTTTCCCATCATCTACTTTTTAACATTTATGATTTTATCCAAATTCTTGAAACCATGAAAAGTTACtatctttttccctttttagttttttcatttcttgtttTGTCTTTCCCTTTGATAACAGAATCAAGAATTTTGCTTAAAGGTGATTCTTTTTCAGTTAAAGATGATTCACATTTCATTACTTCTCCACAAAATACATTCACTTGTGGTTTTTACCCTATAGAAAGTAGTAGTAATGCTTATTATTTTGGAATTTGGTATACAAATTCAAGAGATAAAACTGTTgtttggaatgctaaacaagaTAGGCCTGTTAATCTCAAAGGGTCAAAGTTGACATTAAGAAAGAATGGAGCTTTAGTTTTAACAGATGTTGATGATACAATTGTTTGGCAAACAAACACAACATCATTTGATGTTGAAAAGGCTGAGGTTCTTGAAACAGGAAACTTAGTATTGAAGAATCTTGAAGGTGATGTTTTGTGGCAGAGTTTTGATTTGCCTACTGATACTTTGTTGCCTTATCAAAGATTTACCAAGAATCATAGATTAGTTCCTCCTTTGAGGAAAGGGAGTTTATCACCTGGATACTTTAGTTTGTACTTTGATAGTGATAATGTTTTGAGAATGATTTATGATGGTCCTTTAGTTTCGAGTATATACTGGCCTAATCGCGATAGGGATGTGTATGGGAATGGTAGAACTAGTCAAAATAGTAGTAGATTTGCTTATTTTGATGGAATGGGTAGATTTTTCTCAAGTGATATGTTGCAATTCAATGTTTCTGATATGGGGTTAGGGGTATTGAGAAGATTGACTATTGATATTGATGGGAATTTGAGAATGTATAGTTTGGATAACTCGACAGGGTTATGGAAGATGTCGTGGCAAGCGATTGCACAAGCTTGTGTTGTGCATGGAATATGTGGAAGATTTTCGATATGTACTTATGTATCGAAGCCTAAATGTACATGTCCTCCTGGATACGAGATTGTTAATGGAAGTGATTGGAGTAGAGGTTGTAGGCCAATATTTAGATCAAGAAGTTTGGAGTCTAGACATGTCAAGTTTGTGGAAGTTCCTAATGTTGATTACTGGGGTTTTGATCTCAATGCCACTACTCCTTTGTCATTTGAATCTTGTAGGGAATTGTGCTTGGGTGATCCACGTTGTCGTGCATTTGTCTATAGGCGTACTGGGGAGGGATCATGCTATACGAAAGGTATCCTTTTCAATGGATACAGGTCTCCTGGTTTCCCTGGAAGTGTGTTCTTGAAACTCCCTATGAATCTAAGTGCATCAGAATCAGGTCATTTGGTGCTTGAAGGTACTGATACAAAATGTGGATTGAGTCCCGAAAATGTTCTTTTTGGTTCTCCTTCTATGTATGTATTGGATTTTAAGAAGGTGAAGTGGATTTATCTTTACCTGTTTTGTTTCACCCTTGGTGGAATAGAGATTCTGTTCTTCGTGTTAGGCTGGTGGGCGTTGTTTAGTAAACATGGGATTCCTGCTTCCATTGAGGACGGGTATAAAATGGTGTCATCGACTCAGTTCAGGAGGTTTACGTATACTGAACTTAAGAAAGCAACAAAAAACTTCAAGGTTGAGCTAGGAAGAGGAGGTTCAGGAGCTGTTTACAAAGGAGTTTTAGCAGACGGAAGAGCGGTGGCAGTGAAGAAACTTGCAAATGAGTTTCAAGAAGAATTTTGGGCAGAGATGACTACCATAGGAAGAATCAACCATATGCATTTGGTGAGGATGTGGGGATTTTGTTCTGAAGGTAGACGTCAGCTTTTGGTCTATGAATACGTCGAGAACTCATCACTTGACAAGCATCTTTCCAGGGCTGATATTCTTGGATGGAAACAAAGGTTTGCAGTGGCACTAGGGACAGCCAAAGGTCTGGCATATCTTCATCATGAATGTCTTGAATGGGTGATTCATTGTGATGTGAAGCCTGAAAATATACTTCTCGATAGTGAATTCGAGCCAAAGATTGCAGATTTTGGACTTGCAAAGCTGTCCCAAAGAGGCGGCCCTGGTTCAGATTTCACAAAGATTCGCGGTACTAAAGGCTACATGGCTCCTGAATGGGCTTTGAACCAACCTATAACAGCAAAAGTTGATGTTTACGCCTTTGGGATTGTAATACTAGAAATGATCAAAGGAAGTAGGCTGTCAAGTTGGGTGGTGGATGATAGTGAATGTGATCACGAACAAGATTCACAGCTCGGAAAGTTTGTCAGGATGGTGAAGAGGAAGATTCAAAGTGGAGAAGATACTTGGGTGGAGAAACTTGTCGATCCACGACTAGAAGGCAAATTTAGCAAGAACCAGGCAGTGACACTCATTGAAATAGGCCTTTCTTGTGTAGAACAAGACAGAAACAAAAGGCCTACAATGGCCTCAGTAGTCCAAACATTGCTGGACTCTGAAGATGAAACAACACAAATAACATAGAATTTTTCCTTTGTAAATGTAAAGAGTGATTGGAATTTGTGAATGGAAATTGAATAAACCATTTTGTCTTTTCATCTTGGACTATCAAACTCTTATAGTTCTCTTAATTATCCTTCTGCAATCTTGATCATACTAGCTAATTATGTAATGAAAATCTTTCATctttaactaaatttttttaacaaaagaacTCAAAATACACAAATAGAACTTCTTCATTTAGAGTTTTCAGACAATAGCGCGGCAACTTGTGAAATCTTAAGTATGCAACAACAAGAAGTAGGGTTTGGCAAGGGTAACATGTACGCAACCTTACCCCTGCCTTTGGGATAGAGAGGTTTTCAACCGACCCTCGGCAACCCTCCTCGTTTATTCGGACTTGGGACCAATAATGTGAAATCTCAATTAAACATTCTTCATTAATGTTCCATGTTTCCTTCTTGTGCAACATTGgagtattataaattaaacgCCTAAATTAAATTACTGTCCTTATTTATGACTAGTGGAGTAATATCATTTAGCCCATGATCACAAACCGAAAAATGTATACTGTTCCATAATGTAAAGTGTCTCGGATCAATAATAAAGTTGTGTCTATATAACTTATAGATCACTAATCATGTCTTGAGATGagtttttgaacttttttatgTATTGTTGCTGATGCAACAGAAACATATGATGTGTATACTTTTAATATAGTTATCACGAAATCTAATCTAAATATCATTACAATTTTCGAATTAGATATATTGCTAATATATGAGAATTAGCTAAGTAATCTTATTGGTCTAATaaggttattttatttttaatatgttgtATTGCCTACAAAGTTGTCTAAGTTCACATCGTATTAAATATAGTACATGTTTtccatatacatatattaatttgGTATGACTAAGTATTTACGTTTCAAAATCAAACCACtagaaaataaagttttttatGTTCAATtacaaagaattttttttttgtccacGTTTAAGTCACTCAAACAAAAATCTCACTtcctattttatatattttatactttaaaaataaaggCAATTTAAGGTGACACTCTTTTTGTCAATCATTCAATggaaaaatctaattttttatatgttcctCTGATTCTCTCATGcacccccccaccccacccaccTACCCCTCCCCACCGAACACACTGTTGTGAAATTTCTACTAGGTAAACTGTGGCGAAATAAGTAGAGCTTAACCTAGCTTAATCACACAGTCATCATCAAATCTTGACTCATTTTGCTTTGTTGCTGCATTCTTTCATTTCTAGGCTTTATTTGGGAAATCCCAGAATATTTGTCGacttttcttgaattaattTGAGCAAAAAACTTGTGGGGTTGGTAGAAAATGGCTGGTTGTTCATCAGGTATCAGGTCATCTCAGTTTACATCTCTGAAAAATGAAATCTTTATCATGGGGTCCATAAAAGACTCTAACTTTACGTTTGTTAAGAGACAAGATTTTGTGGGTATGAGGAAAATCGGTTATTTGGTTTGTCAGGAGAATTACAAGTCAAGATTTTTGGTTAAGAGTTCATTGAATCCAGAGGGTAAATCAATATCTGGTGTTAGTGTAGAGACAGTACTCAAAGAGAATGATACTTATTCTGTTGGGAAAGATGTAAGTATTCTTGATgctgataatggtggtgatgGGGAGGGAGATTTAGCTGTTGGGAATGGTGGAAACGGGAAATACCctggtggtggtggtggcgGCGGAGGTGGTGGTGGAGGGGACAATGGAGAAGGTGATGAGGAGGAAGATGAATTTGGGCCATTACTGAAGTTTGAGGATGTGATGAGAGAGGCAGAGGCTCGTG
Coding sequences within it:
- the LOC101250622 gene encoding putative receptor protein kinase ZmPK1 — encoded protein: MKSYYLFPFLVFSFLVLSFPLITESRILLKGDSFSVKDDSHFITSPQNTFTCGFYPIESSSNAYYFGIWYTNSRDKTVVWNAKQDRPVNLKGSKLTLRKNGALVLTDVDDTIVWQTNTTSFDVEKAEVLETGNLVLKNLEGDVLWQSFDLPTDTLLPYQRFTKNHRLVPPLRKGSLSPGYFSLYFDSDNVLRMIYDGPLVSSIYWPNRDRDVYGNGRTSQNSSRFAYFDGMGRFFSSDMLQFNVSDMGLGVLRRLTIDIDGNLRMYSLDNSTGLWKMSWQAIAQACVVHGICGRFSICTYVSKPKCTCPPGYEIVNGSDWSRGCRPIFRSRSLESRHVKFVEVPNVDYWGFDLNATTPLSFESCRELCLGDPRCRAFVYRRTGEGSCYTKGILFNGYRSPGFPGSVFLKLPMNLSASESGHLVLEGTDTKCGLSPENVLFGSPSMYVLDFKKVKWIYLYLFCFTLGGIEILFFVLGWWALFSKHGIPASIEDGYKMVSSTQFRRFTYTELKKATKNFKVELGRGGSGAVYKGVLADGRAVAVKKLANEFQEEFWAEMTTIGRINHMHLVRMWGFCSEGRRQLLVYEYVENSSLDKHLSRADILGWKQRFAVALGTAKGLAYLHHECLEWVIHCDVKPENILLDSEFEPKIADFGLAKLSQRGGPGSDFTKIRGTKGYMAPEWALNQPITAKVDVYAFGIVILEMIKGSRLSSWVVDDSECDHEQDSQLGKFVRMVKRKIQSGEDTWVEKLVDPRLEGKFSKNQAVTLIEIGLSCVEQDRNKRPTMASVVQTLLDSEDETTQIT